A stretch of Amycolatopsis balhimycina FH 1894 DNA encodes these proteins:
- a CDS encoding TetR/AcrR family transcriptional regulator: MRSRRLDYSESTRSALVDSAVELFTKRGYAGTSLDEIAKRARVTKGALYHHFSGKQALFEAAFEQVESLVYDRLDKIMTGEGTPWERALGGLNAFIRSCLDPAYQRIAIHEAPVVMGWERWREAEERCSFGLVRSGLQSLIDAGEVEPVPVEVTARLLFGALSSAATEIASSPDPKKVGAEIEDVIVRMLVRLRRTEPDVSIG, translated from the coding sequence ATGAGGTCCAGACGACTCGACTACTCCGAGTCGACCCGGTCCGCGCTGGTCGACAGCGCGGTCGAACTGTTCACCAAACGCGGTTACGCGGGTACCTCGCTCGACGAGATCGCCAAACGCGCCCGGGTGACCAAAGGCGCGCTGTACCACCACTTCAGCGGCAAGCAGGCGTTGTTCGAAGCCGCGTTCGAGCAGGTCGAAAGCCTCGTCTACGACCGGCTCGACAAGATCATGACCGGCGAGGGCACGCCGTGGGAACGGGCGCTCGGCGGGCTCAACGCGTTCATCCGCTCCTGCCTCGACCCCGCCTACCAGCGGATTGCCATCCACGAGGCGCCGGTGGTGATGGGCTGGGAACGCTGGCGCGAGGCCGAGGAGCGGTGCAGCTTCGGGCTCGTGCGCTCCGGCCTGCAGTCGCTGATCGACGCGGGGGAGGTCGAGCCGGTCCCGGTGGAGGTCACCGCCCGGCTGCTGTTCGGCGCGTTGTCGAGCGCGGCGACCGAAATCGCCAGTTCGCCCGACCCGAAGAAGGTCGGCGCCGAGATCGAGGACGTGATCGTCCGCATGCTGGTACGGCTGCGGCGCACCGAGCCCGATGTCTCTATAGGCTGA
- the lipA gene encoding lipoyl synthase: MSAAPEGRKLLRLEVRNSETPIEKKPPWIKTRVRMGPEFTELKGLVRREGLHTVCEEAGCPNIYECWEDREATFLIGGDQCTRRCDFCQIDTGKPAALDTSEPRKVAESVQAMGLRYSTVTGVARDDLPDGGAWLYAETVRQIHALNPGTGVELLIPDFNADPAQLAEVFGSRPEVLAHNVETVPRIFKRIRPGFRYARSLEVITAARAAGLVTKSNLILGMGETPDEVAPAMRDLVNAGCEILTITQYLRPSPRHHPVDRWAKPEEFVEHSKAAEAMGFAGVMAGPLVRSSYRAGRLYAQTKAHRGEILPENLRHLATEGPAAQEAASLLAR; encoded by the coding sequence GTGAGTGCTGCGCCTGAAGGCCGGAAGCTGCTGCGTCTCGAGGTTCGCAACAGTGAGACGCCGATCGAGAAGAAGCCGCCGTGGATCAAGACGCGGGTGCGGATGGGGCCGGAGTTCACCGAGCTCAAGGGTCTCGTGCGCCGCGAAGGACTCCACACGGTGTGCGAAGAAGCCGGTTGTCCCAACATTTACGAATGCTGGGAAGACCGTGAGGCCACGTTCCTGATCGGCGGTGACCAGTGCACCCGCCGGTGTGACTTCTGCCAGATCGACACCGGGAAACCGGCGGCTCTGGACACTTCCGAGCCGCGGAAGGTCGCGGAGTCGGTGCAGGCGATGGGTTTGCGGTATTCGACGGTGACCGGTGTGGCGCGGGATGACCTGCCTGATGGTGGGGCGTGGCTGTATGCGGAAACTGTCCGGCAGATTCATGCGTTGAACCCGGGTACGGGTGTGGAGTTGTTGATTCCGGACTTCAACGCCGATCCCGCGCAGCTGGCTGAGGTTTTCGGGTCGCGGCCGGAGGTTCTTGCGCACAACGTGGAAACAGTTCCGCGGATTTTCAAGCGGATCCGCCCCGGTTTCCGTTACGCGCGGTCTCTGGAAGTGATCACCGCGGCGCGTGCGGCCGGTTTGGTGACGAAGTCGAATCTGATCCTGGGCATGGGTGAGACGCCCGATGAGGTGGCTCCGGCGATGCGGGACCTGGTCAATGCCGGGTGCGAGATCTTGACGATTACGCAGTACTTGCGGCCTTCGCCGCGGCACCACCCGGTGGACCGGTGGGCCAAGCCGGAGGAATTCGTCGAACACTCGAAGGCGGCGGAGGCGATGGGCTTCGCCGGGGTCATGGCCGGACCACTGGTCCGGTCGTCGTACCGCGCCGGACGTCTGTACGCCCAGACGAAGGCCCACCGCGGCGAGATCCTCCCGGAAAACCTGCGGCACCTCGCGACCGAAGGTCCCGCCGCCCAGGAAGCCGCGTCGCTGCTGGCGCGGTGA
- a CDS encoding low temperature requirement protein A produces the protein MTEQPLRARVWYRPMRSRDRGEGHRVATPLELLFDLCFVVAVGQAAASLHHALAEGHAAHGVSSFAMVFFAIWWGWLNFSWFASAFDTDDVPYRLATLVQIAGGLTIAAGVSSAFEGDFRVIVAGYVLMRLSLVGQWLRAARSAPEARPAALRFAAGIAFCEVLWIARLFLPASTAVVTFVAVVLCELAVPVVAERSARTTWHPHHIAERYGLFTLIVLGETILSATNAIKEGVSGGEHVGSLVGLAAAGLVLVFAMWWLYFDQPGHARLVRRPSMFTSMSWGYGHYLIFASAAAVGAGLEMAVGYDTGTLHGIGGVAAALATTVPVAVFLLSVWLLHIGPTNECRPIAIGFPVTAVLVVTASFTPAPIHVAAGLAAALVALTVVATHGAPAGGSVQVRGLAR, from the coding sequence ATGACCGAGCAGCCGTTGCGCGCGCGGGTTTGGTACCGGCCGATGCGCTCCCGCGACCGGGGTGAGGGACACCGCGTCGCGACGCCGCTCGAGCTGCTCTTCGACTTGTGTTTCGTGGTCGCCGTCGGCCAGGCCGCCGCGTCGCTGCACCACGCGCTGGCCGAGGGGCACGCCGCGCACGGCGTGTCGTCGTTCGCGATGGTGTTCTTCGCGATCTGGTGGGGCTGGCTGAACTTCAGCTGGTTCGCCTCGGCCTTCGACACCGACGACGTCCCCTACCGGCTGGCCACGCTCGTGCAGATCGCCGGCGGGCTGACCATCGCGGCCGGGGTGAGCAGCGCGTTCGAGGGCGACTTCCGCGTGATCGTCGCCGGCTACGTCCTGATGCGGCTGTCGCTGGTCGGGCAGTGGCTGCGGGCGGCGCGCTCCGCGCCCGAGGCCAGGCCCGCCGCGCTGCGGTTCGCCGCCGGGATCGCGTTCTGCGAGGTGCTCTGGATCGCCCGGCTGTTCCTGCCGGCGTCGACCGCCGTCGTGACGTTCGTGGCCGTGGTGCTCTGCGAGCTCGCGGTGCCGGTGGTCGCCGAGCGCAGCGCGCGGACGACGTGGCACCCGCACCACATCGCCGAGCGGTACGGCCTGTTCACGCTGATCGTGCTCGGCGAGACGATCCTGAGCGCGACCAACGCGATCAAGGAGGGCGTGTCCGGCGGGGAGCACGTCGGGAGCCTCGTCGGCCTCGCGGCGGCCGGCCTGGTGCTCGTGTTCGCCATGTGGTGGCTGTACTTCGACCAGCCGGGCCACGCGCGGCTCGTCCGCCGCCCGAGCATGTTCACGTCGATGAGCTGGGGCTACGGCCACTACCTGATCTTCGCGTCCGCGGCGGCCGTCGGCGCGGGGCTCGAGATGGCGGTCGGGTACGACACGGGCACGCTCCACGGCATCGGCGGTGTCGCCGCGGCGCTGGCGACCACGGTCCCGGTCGCGGTCTTCCTGCTGAGCGTGTGGCTGCTGCACATCGGCCCGACCAACGAATGCCGCCCGATCGCCATCGGCTTCCCGGTGACCGCGGTGCTCGTCGTAACCGCGTCGTTCACGCCGGCGCCGATCCACGTCGCCGCCGGGCTCGCGGCGGCGCTCGTCGCACTGACGGTGGTCGCGACCCACGGGGCGCCAGCCGGGGGATCGGTGCAGGTCAGGGGCCTGGCGCGATAA
- the lipB gene encoding lipoyl(octanoyl) transferase LipB has protein sequence MSSSLTSCRAGTEPVDVRELGTIDYTEAWELQRRHLAARADGTAPDTMLLLQHPSVYTAGKRTEAADRPVDGTPVIDVDRGGKITWHGPGQLVGYPIVKLGDPIDVVHYVRRLEEALIHVCDQLGVTSGRVEGRSGVWIPADDRGIERKIAAIGIRVQRGVTMHGFELNCNADLKAFDTIVPCGIRDAGVTSLSYELQRDVTVEAVLPLARDAVLAALEGELPVSEDRWLTRPEAPQAAGVTFALQN, from the coding sequence GTGAGTTCTTCCCTGACCTCCTGCCGCGCCGGCACCGAGCCCGTCGACGTCCGCGAACTCGGCACGATCGACTACACCGAAGCCTGGGAGCTGCAGCGGCGTCACCTCGCCGCCCGCGCCGACGGCACCGCGCCGGACACCATGCTCCTGCTGCAGCACCCGTCGGTGTACACCGCGGGCAAGCGCACCGAGGCCGCCGACCGGCCGGTGGACGGCACCCCGGTGATCGACGTCGACCGCGGCGGCAAGATCACCTGGCACGGTCCCGGCCAGCTGGTCGGCTACCCGATCGTGAAGCTCGGCGACCCGATCGACGTCGTGCACTACGTGCGGCGGCTGGAGGAAGCGCTGATCCACGTGTGCGACCAGCTGGGCGTGACGAGCGGCCGCGTGGAAGGCCGCAGCGGGGTGTGGATCCCGGCCGACGACCGCGGCATCGAGCGCAAGATCGCGGCGATCGGCATCCGCGTCCAGCGCGGCGTGACGATGCACGGCTTCGAGCTGAACTGCAACGCGGACCTGAAGGCGTTCGACACCATCGTCCCGTGCGGCATCCGCGACGCGGGCGTGACGTCGCTGTCCTACGAGCTGCAGCGGGACGTCACGGTCGAAGCGGTCCTGCCCCTGGCCCGCGACGCGGTCCTGGCGGCCCTCGAGGGCGAACTCCCGGTGAGCGAGGACCGCTGGCTCACCCGCCCCGAGGCCCCGCAGGCCGCAGGCGTCACCTTCGCCCTCCAGAACTGA
- a CDS encoding MFS transporter, producing MTYEPDPRRWKALAVSLTAGFMGLLDVSIVNVALPSMQSGLHASSGGIRWVVSGYALAFGLVLVTGGRLGDAFGRRNMFLGALAAFVVTSALAGAAPNETTLVLARLAQGLAAGMLTPQNTGLIQDLFRGAERGRAFGMFGAVVGISTAVGPILGGFIIAVFGAQDGWRWVFYVNVPIGVLAFVLALRMLPRSEKKQLKISSEIDFAGIALLAVAVLGVLLPVVESDSGGITRLWWLFVVALVFGAAFVRWEHSVVRRGRSPLLDTRLFTGTPGYATGAAIGALYFCGFAGIWLVFAMYFQQGLGYSPLQSGLSVTPFALGSAVSAAIAGRLVPRFGRRLTVTGLGMVVVGLLVVALLARLVPPSASGWAFALPLLFAGVGGGMMISPNTTLTLECVPIRLAGVAGGALQTGQRLGTAIGTALLASVYGAVVGAGLGFAPALTIALSCAAVLTCGALALAIAELRARRHRASEADREERAAETSAADVHRG from the coding sequence ATGACGTACGAACCCGATCCCCGCCGCTGGAAAGCGCTTGCCGTCTCCCTCACCGCCGGGTTCATGGGCCTGCTCGACGTCAGCATCGTCAACGTCGCCCTCCCGTCGATGCAGTCCGGGCTGCACGCGAGCAGCGGCGGGATCCGCTGGGTCGTCTCCGGCTACGCGCTGGCGTTCGGCCTGGTCCTGGTCACCGGCGGCCGCCTCGGCGACGCGTTCGGCCGCCGGAACATGTTCCTCGGCGCCCTCGCCGCGTTCGTCGTCACCAGCGCGCTGGCCGGCGCGGCCCCGAACGAGACGACGCTGGTGCTCGCCCGCCTCGCCCAGGGCCTGGCGGCCGGCATGCTCACCCCGCAGAACACCGGCCTGATCCAGGACCTCTTCCGCGGCGCCGAGCGCGGCCGCGCGTTCGGGATGTTCGGCGCGGTAGTCGGGATCTCGACGGCGGTCGGCCCGATCCTCGGCGGCTTCATCATCGCCGTCTTCGGGGCGCAGGACGGCTGGCGCTGGGTGTTCTACGTCAACGTCCCGATCGGCGTCCTCGCGTTCGTCCTGGCGCTGCGGATGCTGCCGCGCAGCGAGAAGAAGCAGCTCAAGATCTCCTCGGAGATCGACTTCGCCGGGATCGCGCTGCTCGCGGTCGCCGTCCTCGGCGTGCTGCTTCCGGTGGTCGAATCCGACTCCGGCGGCATCACGCGGCTGTGGTGGCTGTTCGTCGTCGCGCTCGTCTTCGGGGCCGCGTTCGTGCGCTGGGAGCACTCGGTCGTCCGGCGCGGCCGGTCGCCGCTGCTGGACACCCGGCTGTTCACCGGCACGCCGGGGTACGCCACCGGCGCGGCGATCGGCGCGCTCTACTTCTGCGGGTTCGCCGGGATCTGGCTGGTCTTCGCGATGTACTTCCAGCAGGGCCTCGGCTATTCGCCACTGCAGTCCGGCCTGTCCGTGACGCCGTTCGCGCTCGGCTCGGCGGTGTCCGCGGCCATCGCCGGGCGGCTGGTGCCCCGCTTCGGCAGGCGGCTCACCGTCACCGGGCTGGGCATGGTCGTGGTGGGGTTGCTGGTCGTCGCGCTGCTCGCCCGGCTGGTCCCGCCGTCGGCGTCCGGGTGGGCTTTCGCGCTGCCGCTGCTGTTCGCGGGGGTGGGCGGCGGGATGATGATCTCGCCGAACACGACGTTGACGCTGGAGTGCGTGCCGATCCGGCTGGCCGGTGTCGCCGGCGGCGCGCTGCAGACCGGGCAGCGGCTCGGCACGGCGATCGGCACCGCCCTGCTCGCCTCGGTGTACGGCGCGGTCGTCGGCGCCGGGCTCGGCTTCGCCCCGGCGCTCACCATCGCGCTCAGCTGCGCGGCCGTCCTGACGTGCGGGGCGCTGGCCCTGGCGATCGCCGAGCTCCGCGCGCGGCGCCACCGGGCTTCCGAAGCGGACCGCGAAGAGCGGGCGGCCGAGACATCGGCGGCGGACGTCCACCGGGGCTGA
- a CDS encoding Ig-like domain-containing protein: MLPKKILLSVAGILAGALLLSACSSGDDGGSPAGGAPESGSASPSATPVAVTFDPAGGTGVNPATPIVVKAANGKLLDVTVTNTGKGKTVAGKLASDGSSWTSSEPLGYGATYKIVAHAQGANGQPIEQDNQISTIAPKKQANANLIPAPSAVASTGVGVGQPIVFSFGKVAVKNKAAVEKALTVESTPKQDGSWYWIDDSNVHYRPKEYWKAGTTLKVTAKIYGVDFGGGVFGAEDRTETYKVHDSWIAKADGNSEQMQIFHNGAMVKSMPISMGKDATPTHLGAHVISDKQANYTMDSCTYGVCPPDPKAYRSNEKFSERISNDGEFVHENPNSVGQQGSSNVSHGCINLNDANAQWFFQNMGLGDVVEVTNSGGPQLPVWDLYGDWTKSWADWQAGSAIK; the protein is encoded by the coding sequence ATGCTCCCCAAGAAGATTTTACTTTCGGTGGCCGGAATCCTCGCCGGAGCACTGCTGCTTTCCGCCTGCTCGTCCGGTGACGACGGTGGTTCGCCCGCCGGCGGGGCACCGGAGTCGGGGTCCGCCTCGCCGTCCGCGACACCGGTCGCGGTGACGTTCGATCCCGCGGGCGGCACGGGTGTGAACCCCGCGACGCCGATCGTCGTCAAGGCGGCCAACGGGAAGCTCCTCGACGTCACGGTGACCAACACCGGCAAGGGGAAGACGGTCGCCGGCAAGCTCGCGAGCGACGGGTCGAGCTGGACGTCGAGCGAGCCACTCGGCTACGGCGCGACGTACAAGATCGTCGCGCACGCCCAGGGCGCCAACGGGCAGCCGATCGAGCAGGACAACCAGATCAGCACGATCGCGCCGAAGAAGCAGGCGAACGCCAACCTGATCCCGGCGCCGTCCGCGGTGGCGAGCACGGGCGTCGGCGTGGGGCAGCCCATCGTGTTCAGCTTCGGCAAGGTCGCCGTCAAGAACAAGGCGGCGGTCGAGAAGGCCCTCACGGTCGAGTCGACGCCGAAGCAGGACGGCAGCTGGTACTGGATCGACGACTCGAACGTCCACTACCGGCCCAAGGAGTACTGGAAGGCCGGCACGACCCTGAAGGTGACGGCGAAGATCTACGGCGTCGACTTCGGCGGCGGCGTCTTCGGCGCCGAGGACCGGACCGAGACGTACAAGGTGCACGATTCCTGGATCGCGAAGGCGGACGGGAACAGCGAGCAGATGCAGATCTTCCACAACGGCGCCATGGTCAAGTCGATGCCGATCTCGATGGGCAAGGACGCGACGCCGACACATCTGGGCGCGCACGTCATTTCGGACAAACAGGCGAACTACACGATGGACTCGTGCACCTACGGCGTCTGCCCGCCTGACCCGAAGGCCTACCGCTCGAACGAGAAGTTTTCGGAGCGGATTTCCAACGACGGCGAGTTCGTCCACGAGAACCCGAACAGCGTGGGCCAGCAGGGCAGTTCGAACGTGTCGCACGGGTGCATCAACCTGAACGACGCGAACGCCCAGTGGTTCTTCCAGAACATGGGCCTGGGCGACGTCGTGGAGGTCACCAACTCCGGTGGCCCGCAGCTCCCGGTGTGGGACCTGTACGGCGACTGGACGAAGTCCTGGGCGGACTGGCAGGCCGGCTCGGCCATCAAGTAA
- a CDS encoding oxidoreductase, producing MTRWSEADIAGQTGRTVLVTGANSGLGLRTAEVLAGKGARVLLACRSAERGAKALDQVRAAAAGAAPELIPLDLSELASVRAAAVSVRELTGDALDALVNNAGVMATARGRTADGFELQFGTNHLGHAALTWLLLPALRGGQHARVVSLSSIAATGARIDLEDPNSEHRRYNPATAYGQSKLANQVFAVELDRRLRAAGDDVLSVAAHPGYTATGLGGGMARSYTNPVLRSVIAGGHRIGEALFAQNVRQGALPQLYAATADDVAGGDYVVPGGLGGLRGSPVKTRPLPAARSESLGAGLWDVTAKLTGITPDPA from the coding sequence ATGACGCGTTGGAGCGAAGCCGACATCGCCGGCCAGACCGGCCGGACCGTCCTGGTCACCGGGGCGAACTCCGGTCTGGGCCTGCGTACCGCCGAAGTGCTCGCGGGCAAGGGGGCCCGCGTGCTCCTCGCCTGCCGCTCCGCCGAACGCGGCGCGAAAGCCCTCGACCAGGTCCGCGCAGCCGCCGCGGGCGCCGCACCCGAGCTCATCCCGCTGGACCTGAGCGAGCTCGCGTCGGTGCGCGCGGCGGCCGTGTCGGTGCGGGAACTCACCGGCGACGCGCTGGACGCGCTGGTCAACAACGCCGGCGTGATGGCGACCGCCCGCGGCCGCACCGCCGACGGATTCGAGCTGCAGTTCGGCACCAACCACCTCGGGCACGCGGCGCTGACCTGGCTGCTGCTGCCCGCCCTGCGCGGCGGACAGCACGCCCGCGTCGTCTCGCTGTCGAGCATCGCCGCCACCGGCGCCCGGATCGACCTCGAAGACCCCAACAGCGAGCACCGCCGCTACAACCCGGCCACGGCGTACGGGCAGTCGAAGCTCGCCAACCAGGTGTTCGCCGTCGAACTCGACCGGCGGCTGCGTGCGGCGGGCGACGACGTCCTCAGCGTCGCCGCGCACCCCGGGTATACCGCGACCGGCCTCGGCGGCGGCATGGCGCGGTCGTACACCAACCCGGTCCTCCGCTCGGTCATCGCCGGCGGCCACCGGATCGGCGAGGCCCTGTTCGCCCAGAACGTCCGCCAGGGCGCGCTGCCGCAGCTGTACGCGGCCACCGCGGACGACGTCGCGGGCGGCGACTACGTCGTCCCCGGCGGCCTCGGCGGGTTGCGCGGCAGCCCGGTCAAAACGCGCCCGCTGCCCGCCGCGCGCAGCGAGTCGCTGGGGGCGGGCCTGTGGGACGTCACCGCGAAGCTGACCGGCATCACCCCCGATCCCGCGTAG
- a CDS encoding patatin-like phospholipase family protein, which translates to MSLADLPRPVGFVLGGGGSLGAMQVGMLRALTEAGLSPDLVTGTSVGSLNAAVLALSGGDALARLHGIWAHMTRDEAFPGGVLSRVRTLTQSKTHLFPNTGLARIIADHLGAETRFEDLALPLGVVTTQVETAEPLLIRSGRLLEPLLASCAIPGIFPPVEHEGKLLYDGGLVANVPMRQALAMGAKSLVVLDCAFPGKLPGAPRTFAEVMMFTAMISMRNQAVLEAPLAAAQAPVLYLPGPAPVRVNPLDFGHTEALAEQAYTAAREYLDELSVSGPGLYGAPGLVMT; encoded by the coding sequence ATGAGTCTCGCGGATCTCCCCCGGCCGGTCGGCTTCGTCCTCGGCGGAGGCGGCAGCCTCGGCGCCATGCAGGTCGGCATGCTGCGCGCCCTGACCGAGGCCGGGCTTTCGCCGGACCTCGTGACGGGCACGTCGGTCGGCTCGCTCAACGCGGCCGTGCTGGCCCTGTCCGGCGGCGACGCGCTCGCGCGGCTGCACGGCATCTGGGCGCACATGACGCGCGACGAGGCGTTCCCCGGCGGTGTGCTGAGCCGCGTGCGGACGCTGACGCAGAGCAAGACGCACCTGTTCCCCAACACCGGCCTGGCGAGGATCATCGCCGACCACCTCGGCGCTGAGACCCGCTTCGAGGACCTCGCGCTGCCGCTCGGCGTCGTCACGACGCAGGTGGAAACGGCCGAGCCGCTGCTGATCCGGTCCGGGCGCCTGCTCGAGCCGCTCCTGGCCAGCTGCGCGATCCCGGGGATCTTCCCGCCGGTGGAGCACGAGGGAAAGCTGCTGTACGACGGCGGGCTCGTCGCGAACGTGCCGATGCGGCAGGCGCTCGCCATGGGCGCGAAGTCGCTGGTGGTGCTCGACTGCGCGTTCCCCGGGAAGCTGCCGGGCGCGCCGCGGACGTTCGCCGAGGTGATGATGTTCACCGCGATGATCAGCATGCGGAACCAGGCCGTGCTGGAAGCGCCCCTGGCCGCCGCGCAGGCGCCGGTGCTGTACCTGCCGGGACCGGCGCCGGTGCGTGTGAACCCCCTCGATTTCGGGCACACGGAAGCACTGGCTGAACAGGCGTACACGGCGGCGCGGGAGTACCTCGACGAGCTTTCCGTGAGCGGGCCGGGGCTGTACGGCGCCCCGGGGCTCGTCATGACGTGA
- a CDS encoding phosphatase PAP2 family protein: protein MSVRLQRWLVVGAVFSAAFVLLGLSVARQPLALDVAVSKVLHGVYAEPLGRVAQAGSDVLGPVLPYILGFALLALALRHREHFGLCVRLAAVLLLCRLTSLVFKPIFLRERPRDYPDLSYPSGHVVSVASTGFVLLLLCAWLWPRLVRRVAVAVAVAVVLSAACRVVLGVHWVTDTIGAVLAVTGVGLLSACALRLLPPGDGRSLDG, encoded by the coding sequence ATGAGTGTCCGGCTGCAGCGCTGGCTCGTCGTCGGCGCGGTGTTCTCCGCCGCGTTCGTCCTGCTCGGCCTGAGCGTCGCGCGGCAGCCGCTGGCTCTCGACGTCGCGGTCTCGAAAGTGCTTCACGGCGTGTACGCCGAGCCGCTCGGCCGGGTCGCGCAGGCCGGCAGCGACGTCCTCGGCCCGGTGCTCCCCTACATCCTCGGCTTCGCGCTGCTCGCGCTGGCGCTGCGTCACCGGGAGCACTTCGGCCTGTGCGTCCGGCTGGCCGCCGTGCTGCTGCTGTGCCGGCTGACGAGCCTGGTGTTCAAGCCGATCTTCCTGCGGGAACGCCCTCGTGACTACCCGGACCTGAGCTACCCGAGCGGGCACGTCGTGTCGGTGGCCAGCACGGGGTTCGTCTTGCTCCTGCTGTGCGCGTGGCTGTGGCCGCGGCTGGTCCGCCGCGTCGCGGTGGCGGTCGCCGTCGCGGTCGTGCTGTCCGCCGCCTGCCGGGTCGTGCTCGGGGTCCACTGGGTCACCGACACGATCGGAGCAGTGCTGGCCGTGACCGGTGTCGGGCTGCTCTCAGCGTGCGCCTTGCGGCTGCTTCCGCCGGGTGACGGGCGTAGCCTCGACGGGTGA
- a CDS encoding DedA family protein: MALVSDLLTWLQGLPEPGLVAATGGLVFAECTIGLGFVAPGESGLLIAATTANTVPRFLVLWTVVTLCATAGDALGYLIGRRFGPRLRETKLIRKYGLDGWDKATAVLERRGAWAVFFARFLPVIRTLTPAAAGTAGLPFRKFLPAAAAGAFCWSLVHIGIGAALGEAAKRIEGALNTGGLVAVGLLAATGVFFLLRLKKRKALAGPGPGREPERVP, from the coding sequence ATGGCCCTGGTTTCGGACCTTCTCACCTGGTTGCAAGGACTCCCGGAACCGGGGCTCGTCGCGGCGACCGGCGGCCTGGTGTTCGCCGAATGCACGATCGGGCTGGGTTTCGTGGCCCCGGGCGAATCCGGGCTGCTCATCGCCGCGACGACGGCGAACACCGTCCCGCGATTCCTGGTGCTGTGGACGGTCGTGACCCTCTGCGCGACGGCGGGCGACGCGCTCGGCTATCTCATCGGCCGCCGCTTCGGGCCGCGGCTGCGTGAGACGAAGCTGATCCGCAAGTACGGCCTCGACGGCTGGGACAAGGCCACCGCGGTCCTCGAACGTCGCGGCGCCTGGGCGGTGTTCTTCGCCCGGTTCCTGCCGGTGATCCGGACACTCACCCCGGCCGCGGCAGGCACGGCCGGCCTCCCGTTCCGCAAGTTCCTGCCGGCCGCCGCGGCGGGCGCGTTCTGCTGGTCGCTGGTCCACATCGGCATCGGCGCCGCGCTGGGCGAAGCCGCCAAGCGCATCGAAGGCGCCCTCAACACGGGCGGCTTGGTCGCGGTCGGCCTGCTCGCCGCGACCGGCGTATTCTTCCTGCTGCGGCTCAAGAAGCGCAAGGCTCTCGCCGGGCCCGGGCCCGGGCGTGAGCCCGAACGCGTGCCCTGA
- a CDS encoding LLM class F420-dependent oxidoreductase, producing MDLRIFTEPQQGASYDDLLRVAKATEAAGYDAFFRSDHYLKMGSADGLPGPTDAWITLAGLARETSRIRLGTLVTAATFRHPGPLAISVAQVDQMSGGRVEFGLGSGWYDAEHEAYGLTLPPLKERFDRYAEQLEIVTGLWKTPVGSTYSFKGEYYTLSESPALPKPAQHPAPPVIIGGGGKKRTPALAARFADEFNLPFADADSAAAQFARVEAAAEEIGRDPKEILRSVALVIGVGRSDAEVAQRASVIGRDVDELRANGLAGTPAEVVDRIGQWREKTGITRVYLQLLDLSDLDQLELIAAEVAPQLD from the coding sequence GTGGACTTGAGGATCTTCACCGAGCCCCAGCAAGGGGCCAGCTACGACGACCTGCTGCGTGTCGCGAAGGCGACCGAAGCCGCCGGGTACGACGCCTTCTTCCGCAGCGACCACTACCTGAAGATGGGCTCGGCCGACGGCCTGCCCGGCCCGACCGACGCTTGGATCACCCTCGCCGGCCTGGCCCGCGAGACCAGCCGGATCCGGCTCGGCACGCTCGTCACCGCGGCGACGTTCCGGCACCCGGGCCCGCTGGCCATCTCCGTGGCGCAGGTCGACCAGATGTCCGGCGGCCGCGTCGAGTTCGGCCTCGGCTCCGGCTGGTACGACGCCGAGCACGAGGCGTACGGCCTGACGCTGCCGCCGCTGAAGGAACGCTTCGACCGCTACGCCGAGCAGCTCGAGATCGTCACCGGGCTGTGGAAGACGCCGGTAGGCTCGACGTACTCCTTCAAGGGCGAGTACTACACGCTTTCGGAGTCGCCGGCGCTGCCGAAGCCGGCGCAGCACCCGGCGCCGCCGGTGATCATCGGCGGCGGGGGCAAGAAGCGCACCCCGGCGCTGGCCGCGCGGTTCGCCGACGAGTTCAACCTGCCCTTCGCGGACGCCGACAGCGCGGCCGCGCAGTTCGCCCGGGTCGAGGCGGCGGCGGAGGAGATCGGCCGCGACCCGAAGGAGATCCTGCGCTCGGTGGCGCTGGTCATCGGCGTCGGCCGCTCCGACGCGGAGGTCGCGCAGCGGGCTTCGGTGATCGGGCGTGACGTCGACGAGCTGCGGGCGAACGGCCTGGCCGGGACACCCGCCGAGGTCGTCGACCGGATCGGGCAATGGCGGGAGAAGACCGGGATCACGCGGGTCTACCTGCAGCTGCTGGACCTCTCGGACCTCGACCAGCTCGAGCTCATCGCCGCCGAGGTCGCACCGCAGCTGGACTGA